One window of Drosophila busckii strain San Diego stock center, stock number 13000-0081.31 chromosome 3L, ASM1175060v1, whole genome shotgun sequence genomic DNA carries:
- the LOC108600109 gene encoding glycylpeptide N-tetradecanoyltransferase produces MPNDNGDSTNADNNDKHELLQQAEAVAKSSEELLAGAIAGLKMASQPGSATTESNDIESADKVEQAKNSANAASDLSKQALIQAVTEAVANSRQQAKKYTFWSTQPVMKPNEQVIESECIEPNKDISEIRAEPYTLPSGFKWDTLNLNDEKSLKELYMLLNENYVEDDDSMFRFDYQPEFLKWSLQPPGWKRDWHVGVRVEKSGKLVGFISAIPSKLRAYDKVLKVVDINFLCVHKKLRSKRVAPVLIREITRRVNLTGIFQAAYTAGVVLPTPVSTCRYWHRSLNPKKLVEVRFSHLARNMTMQRTVKLFKLPDQPKTKGYRRITPKDMDKAHKLLEGYLKRFNLCPVFSKEEFRHWFTPREGIIDCFIVVDDAGNITDMTSYYCLPSSVMHHPVHKTVRAAYSFYNVSTQTPLLELMNDALISARNVQMDVYNALDLMENKEFFVPLKFGAGDGNLQYYLYNWRCPAMQPEDIALILM; encoded by the exons ATGCCGAACGATAATGGGGACAGTACAAATGCAGATAACAATGACAAGCATGAGTTGCTGCAGCAAGCCGAAGCGGTAGCAAAGTCTTCTGAAGAATTGCTTGCAGGCGCCATAGCCGGCTTGAAAATGGCATCTCAGCCAGGGTCAGCCACAACTGAAAGCAATGACATCGAGTCAGCGGATAAAGTGGAGCAGGCCAAAAATAGTGCTAATGCTGCATCAGATCTGA GCAAGCAAGCGCTTATACAAGCGGTAACCGAGGCCGTAGCCAACAGCCGTCAACAggccaaaaaatatacattctGGTCCACACAGCCGGTGATGAAGCCTAACGAGCAAGTCATCGAAAGCGAGTGTATTGAGCCAAATAAGGATATCTCAGAGATACGTGCCGAGCCTTATACCTTGCCCAGCGGCTTCAAGTGGGATACGCTCAACCTTAACGATGAGAAAAGCCTGAAGGAGCTCTATATGCTGCTTAACGAAAACTACGTGGAGGATGATGACTCAATGTTCCGTTTCGACTACCAACCCGAGTTTTTGAAATGGTCACTGCAGCCTCCCGGCTGGAAACGTGACTGGCATGTGGGTGTGCGTGTTGAGAAATCTGGTAAATTGGTTGGGTTTATATCAGCCATACCCAGTAAACTGCGCGCTTATGATAAGGTGCTCAAGGTGGTGGATATTAATTTCTTATGCGTGCACAAGAAGCTGCGTAGTAAGCGCGTTGCTCCGGTGCTCATTCGTGAGATAACACGACGTGTTAATCTGACAGGTATTTTCCAGGCGGCCTACACTGCGGGTGTTGTATTGCCTACGCCAGTGTCCACCTGCCGCTATTGGCATCGCTCACTGAATCCCAAGAAATTGGTGGAGGTGCGCTTCTCTCATTTGGCACGCAACATGACCATGCAACGTACAGTAAAGCTGTTTAAACTGCCCGATCAGCCCAAGACAAAGGGCTACCGTCGTATTACGCCAAAGGATATGGACAAGGCACACAAACTACTCGAGGGGTATCTGAAAAGATTCAATTTGTGCCCCGTGTTCAGCAAGGAGGAGTTCCGTCATTGGTTTACGCCAAGGGAGGGTATCATCGACTGCTTTATAGTGGTTGATGATGCTGGCAACATTACGGATATGACCAGCTACTATTGTCTGCCTTCGTCCGTAATGCATCATCCTGTGCACAAGACTGTGCGCGCCGCCTATTCATTCTATAACGTGAGCACACAAACGCCATTGCTGGAGCTGATGAACGATGCTTTGATCTCGGCGCGTAACGTTCAAATGGATGTATATAATGCGCTGGATCTGATGGAGAACAAAGAGTTCTTTGTGCCATTGAAATTTGGAGCCGGCGATGGCAATCTGCAGTACTATTTATACAATTGGCGTTGCCCGGCGATGCAGCCCGAGGATATTGCATTGATACTCATGTAG
- the LOC108600107 gene encoding ATP-dependent DNA helicase Q4 — MDDSIFKEKYQKYKLRVKVWEKDFKKKNGRVPSKECRTQSAPVLPSSSSLADSKTRAPSIKASVSSKLFQSSKSFVKRNPRKPLSRSALNLNASATAGGNDNLAEELPDLETILIRKAQEHKAAEAIAASALLAAESSKDSIKTHIDEGWLQRNTAQNSLEQQTGKMATPNKNATPAKKSNFGLANIDISKLKAAINVEEQPTAVAPVAAVVTVTSVVPVELPAVNVAAMDTDSDSIVADSEEETEQPEYRHIVKRRRIMPANETQSIVAEVAEPAPAPTTAKPSQDEDEGEAEGKDFSADEERDATYVPELPKKAKRKQATAKRQTAVKSEKKPKAPKAAKPPKADKPPKATKPRKTTKAKGSKTEPYEPEEEPEEQPLNPEDLKYVLALESGDITSVPRIKPAELEQADEMAQRYISNFSAGTATAAPVSQMDQKRAAARRKLEEKVASGKLNENFVTINIQKKKFARGKKTVNFSKYKKQQWRNKKRVAALTGPDMDMGGCDGGVLTCFTCGGVGHFAQQCKVKGDALLPLTAQLEEDPSPFPTLEEAEQMATQGALAAHSRNLSRLPQAANAAIYQSDSSSEEESEEESTAQAAEVVFSDSDDDDIDFEALDAAMSSQQTQQVSPIKSYVGHKIPEEFLKQAGLDGQKSTKLGGVKPLYELNADSSVAEVTPEVMEALHMFGHNNFRKGQDRAVMRILSGLSTLVTLSTGSGKSLCYQLPAYLYSRRQGAITLVISPLVSLMEDQVTGVPHFLRAHCLHTNQTPQQRLKVQQMIADGEVDILLVSPEAVVSGERATGFGAILRQLPPIAFACIDEAHCVSQWSHNFRPSYLMICKVLKQNLGVQTVLGLTATATLPTRISIIEHLGITDGERGIISDIPLPDNLILSVSKDENRDAALLQLLNSERFDCCQSIIIYCTRRDECERIAGFIRTCMQERKQPAPQQGKQKRKRVNWQAEPYHAGMPASRRRTVQNAFMGNELRIVVATIAFGMGINKPDIRAVIHYNMPRNFESYVQEIGRAGRDGLLAHCHLFLDPKGGDQSELRRHVYSNSIDRHVIRKLLQRIFVPCCCDKEKKQPQALATSASGARAHACPGHEIGFSVEQTVEALDIPAENISTLLCYMELDTRWSMNVLSSAYVMAKVISYGGPKYLKHAAKECPPLAMAIALQIKNKTFKDDANIIEFSATDIAAAIGWNSGVVKYQLKNLEWMQVNGYPKRSPITVSFFDLGFRIKAPGDFTEAEIDDALDTLYERSVKQERTQLIQLQYVAHGLSAVAYSTSAQCCSADFPQDRGNQLKGIVRNYFRNDYPQDLELEIEPSNVPDDHIISDVHALVNMYPDNTFSGRNIARIFHGISSPNFPAVMWGRCKYWRAHTKVDFNRILKLANIEIVKRRM; from the exons ATGGACGACTCGATTTTCAAGGAGAAATATCAAAAGTACAAGCTACGTGTGAAAGTATGGGAAAAGGATTTCAAAAAGAAGAACGGTCGTGTGCCTTCAAAA GAGTGTAGAACGCAATCAGCGCCAGTTCTCCCTAGCTCCAGTTCGCTGGCAGATTCCAAAACGCGTGCGCCGAGCATTAAAGCCAGCGTGAGCAGCAAGCTTTTTCAATCATCCAAGAGCTTTGTGAAACGAAATCCGCGCAAGCCGCTTTCACGCAGCGCGCTCAACCTAAACGCCTCAGCTACAGCTGGTGGCAATGATAATCTTGCTGAAGAACTGCCCGATCTGGAAACTATACTCATACGGAAGGCGCAGGAGCATAAAGCTGCCGAAGCTATAGCTGCCAGTGCTCTACTCGCAGCCGAATCAAGCAAGGACTCTATTAAAACACATATAGATGAGGGCTGGCTGCAAAGAAATACGGCACAAAATTCACTGGAGCAACAGACAGGCAAGATGGCAACACCAAACAAAAATGCCACGCCAGCCAAAAAGAGTAACTTTGGTCTCGCCAATATAGATATAAGTAAACTAAAGGCGGCAATTAATGTAGAGGAACAGCCAACTGCCGTTGCACCTGTTGCGGCAGTAGTTACTGTTACTTCAGTAGTTCCTGTTGAACTGCCTGCTGTAAATGTGGCGGCTATGGACACTGATTCGGACTCGATTGTGGCCGACAGTGAAGAAGAAACTGAGCAGCCAGAATATAGACATATTGTCAAGAGACGAAGAATTATGCCTGCAAATGAAACACAGTCCATAGTGGCTGAGGTGGCGGAGCCCGCACCAGCACCCACCACAGCCAAGCCATCCCAAGATGAAGACGAAGGCGAAGCTGAAGGCAAAGATTTCTCTGCTGACGAAGAGCGTGATGCTACATATGTGCCAGAACTACCCAAGAAAGCTAAACGCAAGCAGGCCACAGCTAAGCGACAAACTGCTGTTAAGTCAGAGAAGAAGCCCAAAGCGCCAAAGGCTGCCAAACCACCAAAGGCTGACAAGCCGCCAAAGGCTACGAAACCACGCAAGACGACCAAAGCAAAGGGAAGCAAGACTGAGCCATATGAACCAGAGGAAGAGCCTGAAGAGCAACCACTTAACCCCGAAGATCTCAAGTATGTGCTTGCCTTGGAGTCTGGCGATATAACCAGCGTGCCACGCATTAAGCCCGCTGAGCTGGAGCAGGCAGATGAAATGGCACAGCGTTACATTAGCAATTTCTCTGCGGGCACAGCTACTGCGGCGCCCGTGTCTCAGATGGATCAGAAGCGTGCTGCAGCACGACGCAAATTGGAGGAGAAGGTGGCATCGGGCAAGCTCAACGAGAACTTTGTGACCatcaacatacaaaaaaagaaatttgctCGAGGCAAGAAAACTGTCAACTTTTCCAaatacaaaaagcagcagTGGAGGAATAAGAAACGCGTGGCTGCCTTGACAGGTCCCGACATGGACATGGGTGGCTGCGATGGCGGCGTGTTGACCTGCTTCACTTGCGGAGGCGTGGGACACTTTGCGCAGCAGTGCAAGGTAAAGGGTGATGCGCTGTTGCCGCTCACTGCGCAGCTAGAAGAAGACCCTTCACCATTTCCCACGCTGGAGGAGGCGGAGCAAATGGCCACACAGGGCGCGTTGGCTGCGCATAGTCGTAATCTATCGCGATTGCCACAGGCAGCAAATGCGGCTATTTATCAAAGTGATTCAAGCAGCGAAGAGGAGAGTGAGGAGGAATCAACTGCGCAGGCAGCTGAAGTGGTATTTAGCGAtagcgatgatgatgatattgATTTTGAAGCTTTGGACGCAGCTATGTCTAGCCAGCAGACGCAACAAGTGTCGCCGATTAAAAGCTATGTGGGCCACAAGATACCCGAGGAGTTTCTCAAGCAGGCAGGACTGGATGGCCAGAAGAGTACAAAACTTGGCGGAGTTAAGCCACTCTATGAACTCAATGCTGATAGCAGCGTGGCAGAAGTAACGCCTGAGGTTATGGAGGCGCTGCATATGTTTGGGCACAATAATTTTCGCAAAG GGCAGGATCGCGCTGTTATGCGCATACTGAGCGGTCTGTCCACGTTGGTAACGCTCAGCACTGGCAGCGGTAAATCACTGTGTTATCAGCTGCctgcttatttatatagtcGCCGGCAAGGCGCCATCACGCTGGTTATATCACCTTTGGTTTCCTTAATGGAGGATCAGGTAACTGGCGTGCCGCACTTTCTACGTGCCCATTGTCTGCACACCAATCAAACGCCACAGCAGCGTCTGAAGGTGCAACAAATGATAGCCGATGGTGAGGTGGACATACTGCTGGTGTCACCCGAGGCGGTGGTGTCGGGAGAACGTGCCACGGGCTTTGGCGCCATTTTGCGGCAGCTACCACCAATCGCCTTTGCTTGCATAGACGAAGCTCATTGCGTGTCACAGTGGAGTCATAATTTTCGTCCCAGCTACCTGATGATCTGCAAGGTGCTCAAGCAGAATCTGGGCGTGCAAACGGTGCTGGGATTGACGGCTACGGCAACACTGCCCACGCGCATTAGCATTATTGAGCATCTCGGTATAACAGATGGCGAACGTGGCATTATTAGCGACATACCACTACCAGATAATTTGATTCTATCTGTATCCAAGGATGAGAATCGTGATGCAgcgctgttgcagctgctcaacAGCGAGCG CTTTGATTGCTGTCAGTCAATCATCATTTACTGCACGCGTCGTGATGAATGCGAGCGCATCGCTGGCTTTATACGCACCTGCATGCAGGAGCGTAAGCAGCCGGCGCCACAGCAAGGCAAGCAAAAGCGCAAACGTGTCAACTGGCAGGCTGAGCCATATCATGCTGGCATGCCCGCCTCCAGGCGTCGCACTGTGCAAAATGCTTTTATGGGCAACGAACTGCGAATTGTGGTGGCCACCATTGCCTTCGGCATGGGCATTAACAAGCCCGATATACGCGCCGTCATTCACTACAATATGCCACGTAATTTTGAAAGCTATGTGCAGGAAATCGGACGCGCGGGACGTGATGGTTTGCTAGCACACTGTCATCTGTTCTTAGATCCAAAGGGTGGCGATCAGAGTGAGCTGCGTCGTCATGTTTATTCCAATTCTATAGATCGTCATGTGATACGCAAGTTGCTGCAACGCATCTTTGTGCCTTGTTGCTGCGACAAAGAAAAGAAGCAGCCACAGGCATTGGCTACGAGTGCATCAGGAGCGCGTGCTCATGCTTGCCCTGGGCATGAGATTGGCTTTTCGGTGGAGCAAACTGTTGAGGCGCTGGACATACCTGCTGAGAATATATCAACGCTGTTGTGTTACATGGAACTGGATACACGCTGGTCAATGAATGTGCTAAGCTCTGCCTACGTCATGGCCAAGGTTATTTCTTACGGCGGGCCCAAGTATCTCaa ACATGCCGCCAAGGAGTGCCCACCCTTGGCCATGGCCATTGCGCTGCAAATTAAGAACAAGACTTTCAAGGACGATGCTAATATTATAGAGTTTTCTGCTACAGATATAGCCGCGGCCATTGGTTGGAACAGCGGTGTGGTCAAGTACCAGCTTAAAAATCTGGAGTGGATGCAGG TCAATGGTTATCCGAAGCGATCACCCATCACGGTCAGCTTCTTTGATTTGGGTTTTCGCATCAAGGCGCCAGGCGATTTTACTGAAGCAGAAATCGATGATGCCTTGGACACGCTGTACGAGCGTTCGGTGAAACAGGAGCGCACTCAGCTTATACAATTGCAATATGTTGCCCATGGACTGTCGGCTGTAGCATATAGTACTAGCGCGCAATGTTGTAGTGCGGATTTTCCACAAGACCGCGGTAATCAGCTTAAGGGCATTGTTCGCAATTACTTCCGCAACGATTATCCTCAAGACTTGGAGCTCGAAATTGAG CCAAGCAATGTGCCAGATGACCATATAATTAGTGATGTACACGCTTTAGTCAACATGTATCCGGACAATACTTTCAGTGGTCGCAACATCGCCCGAATTTTTCATGGCATCTCAAGTCCAAATTTTCCCGCTGTCATGTGGGGTCGCTGCAAGTATTGGCGTGCTCACACCAAAGTTGATTTTAATCGCATATTGAAGTTGGCCAATATAGAAATAGTTAAGCGGCGCATGTGA
- the LOC108600108 gene encoding LOW QUALITY PROTEIN: steroid hormone receptor ERR2 (The sequence of the model RefSeq protein was modified relative to this genomic sequence to represent the inferred CDS: deleted 2 bases in 1 codon) has product MSDGVSVLHIKQEVDTSSAGGASNSCCSPSSKATTTTHNTSSNSNSGLKSSPSVSPERQLCSSTTSLSCDLHNVSLSNDGDSNKGSGAPNSSSATASASSGSARDELRRLCLVCGDVASGFHYGVASCEACKAFFKRTIQGNIEYTCPASNECEINKRRRKACQACRFQKCLLMGMLKEGVRLDRVRGGRQKYRRNPVSNSYQTMQLLYQSSTTSLCDVKILDVLNSYEPDALSVHSQSQQQQQPHTTTCTDEASSSSGSVKLESSIANGTCIFQNNNNNDPQEILSVLSELYDKELVSVIGWAKQIPGFIDLPLNDQMKLLQVSWAEILTLQLTFRSLPFNGKLCFATDVWMDELLAKECGYTEFYYHCVQIAQRMERISPRREEYYLLKALLLSNCDILLDDQSSLRAFRDTILNSLNDVVYLLRHSSAVSHQQQLLLLLPSLRQADDILRRFWRGVARDELINMKKLFLEMLEPLTR; this is encoded by the exons ATGTCCGACGGCGTTAGTGTGCTGCACATTAAGCAGGAGGTGGATACATCCTCAGCTGGCGGCGCTAGCAACTCCTGTTGCAGCCCCAGCTCCAAGGCCACAACCACAACTCACAATACTtccagcaatagcaatagcggCTTGAAATCATCCCCATCTGTATCACCAGAACGTCAACTATGCAGCTCTACCACATCGCTGTCCTGCGATCTGCACAATGTGTCGCTTAGCAACGATGGCGATAGCAATAAGGGTAGTGGTGCGCCCAACTCCAGCAGTGCCACCGCTAGCGCAAGCAGCGGGTCAGCACGCGATGAGCTGCGACGTCTCTGTTTAGTTTGTGGCGATGTGGCATCGGGTTTTCATTATGGCGTGGCCAGCTGTGAGGCCTGCAAGGCTTTCTTTAAACGCACCATTCAGGGCAACATAGAGTACACCTGTCCTGCCAGCAATGAGTGCGAAATCAACAAAAGACGCCGCAAGGCTTGCCAGGCATGTCGCTTTCAGAAATGCCTGCTCATGGGCATGCTTAAG GAGGGTGTGCGTCTGGATCGCGTACGTGGTGGCAGGCAAAAGTATAGACGCAATCCCGTGTCCAACTCTTATCAGacaatgcagctgctttatcAATCGAGCACCACATCGCTGTGCGATGTTAAGATTCTTGATGTGCTCAACTCTTATGAGCCGGATGCGCTTAGCGTT CATTcacagtcgcagcagcagcagcaaccacataCAACAACTTGCACTGACGAAGCCTCCAGCTCTTCAGGCAGCGTCAAGCTGGAAAGCAGCATAGCCAATGGCACttgcatttttcaaaataacaacaacaatgacccACAGGAAATACTCAGTGTGCTGAGCGAGCTCTACGACAAGGAGCTGGTCAGCGTTATTGGCTGGGCCAAGCAGATACCTGGCTTTATAGATCTGCCGTTAAATGATCaaatgaagctgctgcaagtgtcCTGGGCGGAAATCCTAACGCTACAGCTGACATTTCGCTCGTTGCCTTTCAATGGCAAACTCTGCTTTGCCACAGATGTTTGGATGGATGAGCTATTGGCCAAGGAGTGTGGCTATACGGAGTTTTACTATCATTGTGTGCAGATAGCGCAGCGCATGGAACGCATCTCACCCAGGCGCGAGGAGTACTACTTGCTAAAGGCTTTGCTGCTGTCCAACTGTGACATACTGCTGGACGATCAAAGCTCACTGCGCGCCTTTCGCGACACCATACTTAACTCGCTCAACGATGTGGTCTATCTACTGCGTCACTCCTCGGCGGTGTcacatcagcaacagctgctgctgctactgcccTCACTGCGGCAAGCAGATGACATACTGCGACGCTTCTGGCGCGGCGTGGCACGCGATGAACTCATCAATATGAAGAAATTGTTTCTCGAGATGCTAGAGCCGCTGACTAGGTGA
- the LOC108600110 gene encoding UDP-glucuronic acid decarboxylase 1, translating into MNVIKKRIKIAVAASAALLMLVYLYKTLMTSPTVLIAANSVEEQRHWPPTEHAEQRKLQNAYEAQTALLHQQRQEMLRTKEQLAQLEEQVRSLQASTPRKYPKVKYLNYKNRKRILITGGAGFVGSHLVDYLMIQGHEVIVVDNFFTGRKRNVAHWLGHENFELIHHDIVNPLFIEIDEIYHLASPASPPHYMYNPVKTIKTNTMGTINVLGLAKRVMAKVLIASTSEVYGDPTVHPQPETYWGHVNPIGPRACYDEGKRVSETLSYAYAKQEKVQVRVARIFNTYGPRMHMNDGRVVSNFILQALRNETITVYGNGKQTRSFQYVSDLVDGMIALMASNYTQPVNLGNPVEQTIEEFAHIIKQLVGGVSEVKKIKAMEDDPQRRKPDITRAKRILNWEPKVPLETGLLKTISYFRNELARSDRFQENSRKYFESPDMERQLT; encoded by the exons ATGAACGTGATAAAGAAACGTATCAAGATTGCTGTCGCAGCATCTGCAGCATTATTAATGCTAGTCTATTTGTATAAAACACTGATGACTTCGCCAACTGTGTTGATAGCGGCCAATTCAGTGGAGGAGCAGCGTCATTGGCCACCCACCGAACATGCCGAGCAACGAAAACTACAAAATGCCTATGAAGCACAAACAGCGCTGCTGCACCAACAAAGGCAGGAGATGTTACGTACCAAAGAGCAGCTGGCACAGCTGGAGGAGCAAGTGCGTTCGCTGCAAGCTAGCACGCCACGGAAATATCCGAAAGTGAAGTATCTCAACTATAAGAATCGCAAGCGCATCTTGATTACCGGTGGCGCCGGCTTTGTGGGTTCGCATCTTGTGGACTATCTTATGATACAAGGACATGAGGTTATTGTGGTCGATAATTTTTTTACGGGCCGCAAACGTAACGTGGCACACTGGCTGGGACATGAGAACTTTGAGCTTATACATCATGACATAGTAAATCCACTTTTTATAGAGATAGACGAAATCTATCATTTAGCCTCACCCGCATCGCCGCCGCACTACATGTACAATCCCGTCAAGACAATAAAAACCAACACAATGGGCACGATCAATGTGTTGGGTTTGGCCAAGCGTGTCATGGCCAAAGTGTTGATTGCCAGCACCTCAGAGGTGTACGGGGATCCCACCGTGCATCCACAGCCGGAAACGTATTGGGGCCATGTCAATCCAATTGGACCACGCGCCTGCTACGATGAAGGCAAGCGAGTATCCGAAACGCTTAGCTATGCATATGCCAAACAG GAAAAGGTGCAGGTGCGTGTGGCACGAATCTTCAACACGTATGGACCACGTATGCATATGAACGATGGCCGTGTGGTGTCCAATTTCATACTCCAAGCGTTGCGGAATGAAACCATCACCGTCTATGGCAATGGCAAACAGACGCGTTCGTTTCAATACGTTTCTGATTTGGTGGATGGCATGATAGCATTAATGGCCTCTAACTACACGCAGCCAGTGAATCTGGGAAATCCTGTGGAGCAGACAATTGAAGAGTTTGCGCATATTATAAAACAGCTAGTGGGCGGTGTGAGTGAGGTAAAGAAAATTAAGGCCATGGAGGATGATCCCCAACGACGCAAGCCAGACATAACACGGGCCAAGCGTATTCTCAACTGGGAGCCAAAGGTGCCGCTTGAAACGGGTCTGCTAAAGACTATATCCTATTTCCGCAATGAGCTAGCACGCAGCGATCGCTTTCAGGAAAATTCACGGAAATACTTTGAATCACCGGACATGGAGCGTCAGCTAACGTAA